In Vicingaceae bacterium, the following proteins share a genomic window:
- a CDS encoding oxidoreductase, producing the protein MHDFFEQIIRDLADKGFCISSFPDTDLCNDLKNEALLRYDEGSFHLASIGKSFRNTTDLSVRSDKIIWIEQNAQKFSSALRYLHFLNEFAVYLNRTCFTNIGVIECFYACYAPGSFYKKHLDRFKNSDNRLFTVILYLNDHILSCNQGGQLRLYTNDTNHLDIIPSLGTWVIFDSGRFYHEVLTSNTHRFSITAFMRRNNPMSF; encoded by the coding sequence ATGCACGATTTTTTCGAACAAATTATCCGGGACCTTGCCGATAAGGGATTTTGCATCTCTTCTTTTCCCGACACCGATCTGTGCAACGACCTTAAAAACGAAGCTCTGCTACGCTATGATGAAGGATCTTTCCATCTAGCCTCTATAGGCAAATCTTTCAGAAACACTACCGACTTGTCTGTTCGCTCCGACAAAATCATCTGGATCGAACAAAATGCCCAAAAATTCTCCTCTGCCCTTCGATACTTGCATTTTCTCAATGAATTTGCAGTATACCTCAATCGTACTTGCTTTACAAACATCGGTGTCATTGAATGTTTTTATGCCTGCTACGCTCCGGGCAGTTTCTATAAAAAACATTTAGACCGATTCAAAAACAGCGACAACCGTCTTTTTACCGTCATTCTCTATCTCAATGATCATATCCTATCGTGCAACCAAGGCGGTCAACTTAGATTATACACAAATGATACAAATCATCTCGATATCATCCCTTCATTAGGAACTTGGGTAATTTTTGACTCTGGGCGTTTTTATCATGAAGTACTGACCTCCAATACCCATCGTTTTTCAATTACTGCTTTTATGAGAAGAAACAACCCCATGTCTTTTTGA